The Vibrio penaeicida sequence CCACGTCTCGAAACCGTAAGTTGCCCGTTTACAAAGTGTCACTTTGTTACCGAACGCCTTTTAACATATTGGGTGCGAGTAAAGGCGAGCTGCTCAATGTTGTTACGTCTGCCTTTTCGTTTGCGAGGATTTAGCCATGTCTTTACAGAACATATGTTCAAAGCATCAGCGTATTAAAAATCGGCGCTCAATGAAACGAGGGTCGATGAACAAGCAAAAAGGAGCAGCTTTTCTGATTTTCATGTGCTGTCTACCCTTTATGTTTGGCATGTTGGCGTTGGCAATGCAAACCACGCAACAGTTGCACGCGCACGCCAAGTTAAGTGAGGCAACAGAAGTGGCAAGCCTCGGGTTGATTTCATCTTCTACCGGAAATAATGCCCCAGACACGGAACTGGCGTCTCGAATCGTCAATCACTATATGCCATTTAACGAAGGTGAGGTGGCAATATCGATTGTCGATACGCGCTGCGATTACGACACAGGGTGTGTTCAAGATGCTGGCGAGATCTCTCCTTTTGCGGATTTTGTGGTGACGGCGACAACCGAGCACAACTCTTGGATCAGCTACAGCAGTTTGGGTCTAAATCCAAAATTCAAGATTTCTGGTGCGTCGACAAGCCGAAAGTACCTACCTAAACCGGTAGATATCTATTTTGTTGTCGATTTTAGTGGATCCATGAGTGAACGTTTTTCAGCAAGCCCTGGGCGAGGCAGTAAACTCGCCACAGTAAAAAATACCATTAATTTGATATTGGATGACCTGGAAAACTTCAACCGATTCAATAGCCATAAAAGCCGCGTAGCGCTTGTGGGGTACAACCACTTCAACTATCAAAAAATCAATGGTAGACGCGAAGTGTTCGAACATGTGGTTTTACAAAGAGTGAACGATTCAATTGTCCATCGCAACGACAAAAAAAATCCCCTAATTATCAGTCCCGAGCTTGAACGGCATAACTATCGCCCGAGGCGACTGTTCCACGATATTGATCTGACCGACGATTACAGCGGGTTCAGCGATGAGTTTAAAGCGTTTAAAGCAGGTGGCTTTACTCACTCATGGCAGGGTTTACTCCGCGTGGCCGAACTTTCGAATAGCCAAGAAGAGTACAACCCTCAACAAGTGATCATCGTCCTATCCGATGGTGAGGATACCGAGAGACCTTGGGCAATTCATAGCCCAGATGGCAGTTGGCGGAAAACACGGATACTCAAAGAGTTCACGAAATATGGGCTCTGCAGAAATATGGTGTCGGATTTAGAAAACAAGACTGACCGTTTTGGAGAACCTATTTCTGTCACCTTTGGTGTGATAGGTATCGATTTTGAAATGAACCAAGCTGTGAATGGCTTTTTTGATTGCGTGGGGGAAGACAACGTCCTTCATGCCAAAAATGGCAGCGATGTTTATAAGCATATTTTAAACCTGTTGAATGAAGAGACAGGGCGACTGAAAGGAAATGAGGGCTCACTATGAGAGTAATGGCGTTTGGCGTACTTTTGCTGTTATCAGGGCAAGCCGCAGCGAATTGTTTAGCGGAAGAAAATGTATATTTAAAAACGACTCGTGTGCTAGCGAACAATCACTTGGGCACGCAGCAATCGGGTCAATTACTCACTCACCATGTTACGCAGCCAGAGCAACCTCTGTTCGTGAGTGAAGATAGCATTACGGAACAGTTTTCGGTGAGCGACGAGTGTATTTATGACCGCATTTCCCAGACATTGGTGCTGAATTACGCCTTCGATAAAGACAAACTCAGTGACGAACATAAACACATATTATTGGATTACATCAACTTGTTGGATAGCAGTGTTTCCATTGCTGTAGAAGGACACGCTGATGAAGTCGGCACAGACGAATACAACAAAGGGTTGTCACAAAGACGCGCGCGAAACGTTGCGACGTTCTTAAAGAAAACCTTCGGCAAAGAAAAGCAGGTAGATTTACGTGCTTACGGAGAAACAGCGCCAATATGTGAACAAATAGAGAACAAAGTGAAAGGGTGCAACCGCCGTGTCGTCTTAACCGTTCAGACTTGAACTAGGATGAACCCCAAATTTGAGTTTCGAACATTTCAGATGCGCAGCTAACGCATCAATCAACGTCTTCTTCTAGAATTTCGATCACTTCAGATGAAGAGCGTTCATGCCCAATAAGAAACAGAGCAAGGAACGCTTCTGTTTTCATATTCGAGTCGCCTTCCTCCTCAACAATGGTACGAATCTTATCTCGTAGCATTGAGATCTCATGCTCGACAAAACCACGCCCTTCTTCATCACCGCCTTGGTCAGCAGGCTGATGGTCGAAATGCAAGAACAGAAGATCGTCATCAAGCTTGGTTGTGAGTAAACGTTCTGGTAACCACTCTTCTCCCGTCACAACTTGGGGATCGCTGTTATCGGAGAATTTACTTAATATTTGCAATAATTCAGATACTTTCACAATGATTCGTTATACTGTACGCCTCTACTAAGTGTAGCGGCAATTTTGCGTGAATCTTAAAGTAATTTCTCTGATTTTACTACGATTGTTGACCAGTAACTCAATAAAACTCTAAGTCAGAGTGATTAAACGCTGGATCTAGCATCTTAAGGTTACCCAGGTACAAATGTTCAATGTTTTAATAAATTGAGGTGCTCGATTTCTATGCATGCTTCAACCCACCTGACTCCAACTGTTTTGCTTTTGGGTGCGATGACTTTCCCTTCGATAGCTTCAGAAGAAAAGGTAAAAGAACAAGAATGGGGCGTAGCGA is a genomic window containing:
- a CDS encoding TadE/TadG family type IV pilus assembly protein, translating into MNKQKGAAFLIFMCCLPFMFGMLALAMQTTQQLHAHAKLSEATEVASLGLISSSTGNNAPDTELASRIVNHYMPFNEGEVAISIVDTRCDYDTGCVQDAGEISPFADFVVTATTEHNSWISYSSLGLNPKFKISGASTSRKYLPKPVDIYFVVDFSGSMSERFSASPGRGSKLATVKNTINLILDDLENFNRFNSHKSRVALVGYNHFNYQKINGRREVFEHVVLQRVNDSIVHRNDKKNPLIISPELERHNYRPRRLFHDIDLTDDYSGFSDEFKAFKAGGFTHSWQGLLRVAELSNSQEEYNPQQVIIVLSDGEDTERPWAIHSPDGSWRKTRILKEFTKYGLCRNMVSDLENKTDRFGEPISVTFGVIGIDFEMNQAVNGFFDCVGEDNVLHAKNGSDVYKHILNLLNEETGRLKGNEGSL
- a CDS encoding VC1380 family protein, yielding MKVSELLQILSKFSDNSDPQVVTGEEWLPERLLTTKLDDDLLFLHFDHQPADQGGDEEGRGFVEHEISMLRDKIRTIVEEEGDSNMKTEAFLALFLIGHERSSSEVIEILEEDVD
- a CDS encoding OmpA family protein, translating into MRVMAFGVLLLLSGQAAANCLAEENVYLKTTRVLANNHLGTQQSGQLLTHHVTQPEQPLFVSEDSITEQFSVSDECIYDRISQTLVLNYAFDKDKLSDEHKHILLDYINLLDSSVSIAVEGHADEVGTDEYNKGLSQRRARNVATFLKKTFGKEKQVDLRAYGETAPICEQIENKVKGCNRRVVLTVQT